One window of Leptotrichia sp. oral taxon 498 genomic DNA carries:
- the sppA gene encoding signal peptide peptidase SppA — MKFFDFIKKFFWFTLKETYSFFLKLTLLIILIFIIGFSTVAILDSKLNGEKVKKNNDYVLFNVSDVVEDKVIGSDFLSDKKDISYMDILQSLDAIKNDNSIKGVILSLDNINLSSSKIEELTKKFLEIKQNNKKIYAFGAYITNANYKLASIADEIVAVPSASASVNLTGYNYSDIYMKGLLDKLGVDMEVVRIGNYKSYGENYISNQMSPELKSELTRIFENRYQKFVTDISKNRNIDKNALNDDIVSGVDTNLSIFDARDKKLVDKLEHFSDFTKRLNIKEDNVSDIYDYYEKKVKDTKVGNGSNGTIAVIYAEGSILYDASGVTQGVITPDNITQKLEKAMKTKNLMGIVLRVNSGGGSALASEVIYQELSKINVPVYVSMSDMAASGGYYISMSGKKVFADNATITGSIGVVSMVPKLYNTQNKLGISSNSISKGKYSDIDNSFTPLSEESKQKLVQSMQQTYAEFKSRVTNNRKIDENVLENYAQGRIWLGDEAKNIHLVDGIASLDEVIKTMAKDLGIDKRDYAVENIYLEEDFMTKLQMLTSKVSEKFKLSTELKEKIPGAKTALEAYDVALANKNKPLYYLPYKLELY, encoded by the coding sequence ATGAAATTTTTTGATTTTATAAAAAAATTTTTTTGGTTCACTTTAAAAGAAACTTATTCATTTTTTTTGAAGCTGACATTATTGATAATCTTAATTTTTATTATAGGATTTTCAACTGTGGCAATTCTAGATTCTAAATTAAATGGCGAAAAAGTCAAGAAAAATAATGATTACGTGCTATTTAATGTTTCAGATGTTGTAGAAGACAAAGTTATCGGTTCAGATTTTCTTTCTGACAAAAAAGATATATCATATATGGATATTTTACAAAGTTTGGATGCAATAAAAAATGATAATTCTATAAAAGGAGTTATTTTGTCGCTGGACAACATTAATTTATCTTCTTCTAAAATTGAAGAACTTACGAAAAAGTTTTTAGAAATTAAGCAAAACAATAAAAAAATATACGCTTTTGGAGCATACATCACAAATGCGAATTATAAACTGGCATCCATTGCCGATGAAATCGTGGCAGTTCCATCAGCTTCAGCTAGTGTAAATTTAACTGGCTACAACTATTCTGATATTTATATGAAAGGGCTTCTTGACAAACTTGGTGTAGATATGGAAGTTGTAAGAATCGGAAACTATAAATCTTATGGAGAGAACTACATTTCCAATCAGATGTCGCCTGAACTAAAATCGGAACTTACAAGAATTTTTGAAAATAGATACCAAAAATTTGTAACTGATATTTCAAAAAATAGAAATATTGATAAAAATGCTTTAAATGACGATATTGTAAGCGGTGTAGATACTAATCTATCAATTTTTGATGCAAGGGATAAAAAATTAGTCGATAAATTGGAACATTTTTCTGACTTTACGAAAAGGTTAAATATTAAAGAGGACAATGTTTCAGATATTTACGATTACTATGAAAAAAAAGTTAAAGATACAAAAGTTGGAAATGGCTCAAATGGGACAATTGCTGTGATTTATGCAGAAGGTTCAATTTTGTACGATGCAAGTGGTGTTACACAAGGTGTGATCACTCCTGACAATATCACTCAGAAACTTGAAAAAGCGATGAAAACTAAAAATTTGATGGGAATTGTGCTTCGTGTAAATTCTGGCGGAGGTTCAGCTTTGGCTTCAGAAGTTATCTATCAGGAACTTTCTAAAATAAATGTTCCAGTTTATGTTTCAATGTCTGATATGGCAGCGTCAGGCGGTTATTATATCTCAATGTCAGGTAAAAAAGTATTTGCCGACAATGCAACAATTACAGGTTCTATCGGTGTTGTTTCAATGGTTCCAAAATTATATAACACTCAAAATAAATTGGGGATTTCATCAAATAGCATAAGCAAAGGGAAATATTCAGATATTGACAACAGTTTTACACCATTATCTGAGGAATCAAAACAAAAACTTGTTCAGTCAATGCAGCAAACTTATGCTGAATTTAAATCTCGAGTTACAAATAATAGAAAAATTGACGAAAATGTATTGGAAAATTATGCGCAAGGAAGAATTTGGCTTGGGGATGAAGCTAAAAATATACATTTAGTTGACGGAATTGCTAGTCTTGATGAAGTTATTAAAACTATGGCAAAAGATTTGGGAATTGATAAAAGAGATTATGCGGTTGAAAATATTTATTTGGAAGAAGACTTTATGACAAAATTACAAATGCTGACTTCAAAAGTTTCTGAAAAATTTAAGTTATCAACTGAATTGAAAGAAAAAATTCCTGGAGCTAAAACGGCACTTGAAGCATATGATGTGGCTCTTGCGAATAAAAATAAACCGCTTTATTACTTGCCGTATAAACTAGAACTTTATTAA